From the Alphaproteobacteria bacterium LSUCC0719 genome, the window CGCTTGCGCTTGGCCCGCGGTGTCTCGACATCATCGGCAGGGTCTTCGCGGGACAGCGTCCCCCCCTCGACAATGATCTTGATCTCGTCGCCATTCAGCGTTTCATATTCAAGAAGCCCCTGGGCCAGCCGTTCCAGCTCGTCATGATGTTTTTTCAGGATCTTCATGGCGTCGCCATAGGCTTCGTCGACGATCCGCCGCGTTTCGGAATCAATGATCGACGCGGTGGCATCGGACACGTTTTTCTGTTGTGACACCGACCGGCCAAGAAAGACTTCCTGCTCGTCGGCGTTATAGGCAAGAAAGCCCAGCTTGTCCGACATGCCCCATTCGGTAACCATCCGGCGGGCCATATCGGTGGCCATCCGAATATCCGACGAGGCGCCTGTCGTCACGCGCTCTTCGCCAAAGATCAACTCCTCGGCAATACGGCCACCACAGGCAACACGCAGATCGGCATAGATCTGCTGGCGCGCCAGTGAAATCCGGTCGCCTTCGGGAAGGCGCATAACCATACCAAGCGCGCGGCCGCGCGGGATGATGGTTGCCTTGTGGATCGGATCGGAGGCCGGACAGTGAAGCGCCACAACGGCGTGCCCCGCCTCGTGATAGGCGGTCAGGCGCTTTTCATCGTCGGTCATCACCATCGACCGGCGCTCCGACCCCAGCATGACCTTGTCCTTGGCCTCCTCGAATTCCTGCATCGACACGGTACGGCGTCCCTTGCGCGCGGCAAGAAGCGCCGCCTCGTTCACAAGGTTGGCAAGATCGGCGCCGGAAAATCCGGGCGTGCCGCGGGCGATGATGCGGGCATCCACACCTTCGGCAAGCGGCGTCTTGCGCATATGGACCTTTAGGATTTTCTCACGCCCCACCACATCCGGGTTCGGCACCACCACCTGGCGGTCGAAACGGCCCGGACGAAGCAGCGCCGGGTCAAGGACGTCCGGACGGTTGGTCGCGGCGATCAGGATCACACCCTCATTCGCCTCGAAACCGTCCATCTCGACCAGCATCTGGTTCAGGGTCTGTTCGCGTTCATCATTGCCGCCGCCAAGGCCGGCACCGCGATGCCGTCCCACAGCGTCGATTTCATCGATGAAGATGATACATGGCGCGTTCTTCTTGCCCTGTTCGAACATGTCGCGGACCCGGCTGGCACCGACACCGACAAACATTTCGACAAAGTCCGAGCCGGAAATGGTGAAGAACGGCACATTGGCCTCGCCGGCGATGGCCTTGGCAAGAAGCGTTTTACCGGTACCCGGCGGCCCGACAAGAAGGACACCCTTCGGGATCTTGCCACCAAGGCGCTGGAACTTGCCGGGATCCTTCAGGAATTCGACAACTTCCTCAAGCTCGGTCTTGGCTTCGTCGATACCGGCGACATCCTCGAAGGTGACACGTCCCTGATGTTCGGTCAGCAGCTTGGCGCGCGACTTGCCAAAGCCCATCGCGCCGCGCGAGCCGCCCTGCATCTGGCGCATGAAGAACACCCAGATGCCGATGAACAGCAGCATCGGGAACCATGACAGCAGGATCGACAGGAAGCTCGGCATGCCGCTGTCTTCCGGGCTTGCGATGATGCGGACATCATTGGCGTCAAGAACCGCGACCACGTCGGTGCCTTCCGGCATGACCGAGGTGATCACACGTCCGTTCTTCGCGGTGCCCTTGAGATTGCGTCCGTCGATCACAACCTCGACCACCTGCTGGCTTTCCACCTCGGCGATGAAGTCGGAATAGGCCAGCTGGCTGCCGGGCGTGCTTGATGACGGGCTCTGGAACAGGTTGAACAGCGCCAGAAGCGCGGCGCCGAAGATCAGCCAGATAATGATGTTTCGACCCATGTTGTTCATGGTTTCAACTTTCCTTCAAACAAGTGTTTCGTCATGTGCCAGCCGATGATCGCTGGCATGACCGGAAATCAATTTCGATATGTCGGCAATGGCAAGAAACGTGCCGTTGCGTTGGTAATGCTGTTGTCTCCCATATCCCTAGTTTGTAAGTGGGGGTAAATCAAAGCCCCGTCAAGGGTTTCAAGCACCGGCATTGCACGTCTTGCCAGCGACGGAAGCGCACACCAGCCGGGCGTCTGCATCCAGTCACGCGCCGCGCCGCTGCCAGCACGGCCAAGATGCCGGACGACGCCGTCCACGGGGCTGGCAATATCCCATATGCCGGCAAAGACCACCCGCTGCCCGGCCCGCACATGCAGACGCTGCGGACGCCGCCCGGGCTCGGCCGTGACCAGCCAGTCGCCGCCATCAGGCGAGACACGCGCCCCGCCCAGCGTTGCCGCCCTTTTGACCGCCAGCCGCGCCACAAGCCGGTCCAGCGACTGCCGTGACGGTGGCGGTGACGGGCGTGCCACCTGCCCGATCACATGGGCCAGGAGACGCGCCCCGATGGCCGGGGGCAGCCGGTCGATGGAACCCGGCAGGCGCGCAAAGCCCGCCGGCTGGATGACCGGCAGACAGTCGGCCCCTGCAAGCCCCCGAAGCAAGGCGTTGTCTATATCGCGGGCAGCACGCGCAAGACGGGCCAATTGATCCGACATCGCACTGCCCCGGCCGGCCATCAGCGCCAGACCCTGGCGAATCCGCACCCGTTCAAACCGCCTGTCCAGATTGCTTGGATCCTGTTCAAACACCAGCCCGCGCACCGCACAGAAATCGACAAGCGCCGCCGCCGGCATGTCGAGAAACGGGCGAAGCACCATCACCCCGTCACGAAGCGACACCCGCGCCATCCCGGCAAGACCGGCAAGGCCGGACCCCCTGGAAAGTCGCATCATCACGGTTTCAGCCTGATCGCCGGCATGATGACCAAGCAGCAGACAACCCCGGTCGCGGCGCGCCCGTGCCAGCATCAGGGCGTAACGCTGGCCGCGTGCCCAGGCCTGAAGGCCGGTCGCAGGTGCGCCATCCTGAACGGTCAGAATTTCAGCGTCGAGCCCGATATCACGCATCCTGTCGGCAACACGCCGGGCCTCGACCGTGCTGTCGTCTCGAATCCGATGATCGACAATCAGCGCGGTATGTCGCAATCCGTGCTGTGCGGCATAATCCCGGGTCAGACAGGCCAGCGCCGTGCTGTCGGGACCGCCGGACAGCGCGGTGAACAGATGTGTGGTGGATTCATCATGGCCCCGACACAGATCGAGGCAGCGCCGCATGGCACTGGCAAATTCTGCCGCAAGCGCGGCCCCGGACCGACCTGCAGGGGCGGCATCAGCCACCGCAGTTGGCGGCCTCGCTCAACGCGGCAAGCCGTTCGGTCAGCCGCTGCGACGGCTCCGGCACAACGCTTGGCAGTTGACGGTAGATATCACAGGCCTGTTCCGGCGGCGCAAAGCGCGACACCGATTCAGCCACCCAGATCGTGGTGTCGTTCAGGCGGGCATCCTCGGGATAGGCACGGCTGAATTCGGAAAAGGTCAGCGCCGCCTGTTCGAACTGACCGCGCAGGAACTGGATCCGGCCAAGCCAGAACAGCGAATCTGCCTCACGCGGATGGCCGACATTGAACTGGCGGAATTCGGCAAAGGCAAGCTCCGCCGTTTCAAGATCGTTCTGCATCGCCCGCTGAAGCGCAAAATTATACTGCTCCTCGGGTGAGGCGTCTGGCAGGATTTCGGGCTTTGGGGGCTGTGCCACGACGGGTACTGCAGGTTGCTGGGTCGGCGCGGCCGGCTGCGACATGGCGGGCGCCGCCGACGCCAAAGCACCGCCCGGCGTTCCGTCAGATGGCGCGCCGCCGGCGGTTGCACCAGCGGTTGCACCGGTGGCCGCGTTGGTGCCGGCAGCAAGCGTGCCGTCATTGCCGGTGTCTGCCGGCTGTGGCTGCTGGGCACCGGAGGCAAGCTGTTCGTTCAGCTTCGATGCGCTCATCTGCCATGTAATCTCACCGGTGCTGGTGTCACGCTGCATTGACACCTCCGGCGTATCACCGGCCGCGATGGTGTCGTCCTGTACCGCCGCACGGGCCAGCTCGTCACCGCCGAGATTCATCAGGGTCTGCAGCCGCTTTTCCATCCGCAGAAGACGGAATTCCATGTCCGAAGTGATTTCCAGCGTCCGTTCCATACGCCGGCTCGCCATCGAGACCGCGTCGGCAAGACGTTCAACCTGGTCCCGAAGGTCGCGAAGCTCGGCAGTTGTCGCGGTTTCACCACTCGACGCATTGTTGCCAAGCTGGGTGACCTGCATCTTCAGGTTCCGGATATCGATTTCCATCTGTCCGCGCATGTCCCGAAGATCGGTTTCCAGCATTTCCAGACGCTGGTTCTGGCGGGTCAGCAATACCGATGTATTCGCAGACCCGGTATCACCGGACGTTGTCGAAAGTCCTGCGCTATTGTCGCGCGTTTCCTGGGCCGAGGCCGGGAGCGCGGCAAGCGCGGCAACAACCAGACCGCCCGCGATCGCCGATGTTATCCTGGAACCGGAACGCGGAACCAGACGGGTGACCAGATCAAGGAGTACACCAGTGATCACCTTGGGGCTGGAGCCGGATTTCAACCCGGATTTCAACCCAGATTTCAACAACAAACGCGCGTGCATGTGACGATCCTTTCGTCAACGGGACATACAGGTCTGATTAGGGTGTAACGCGGCTTTGAGGCACAATTTTGGCAAAAAAAGAGGAGCGCGGGGGCTCCTCTTCCGATCTGGTTCTGTCCGGCAGTGACCTGTGCCACCGCCGGAAATACCCGATGCGCTAGTTGATCACCGTGGCTGCACGACGGTTCTTCGACCAGGCAGATTCGGTGGAACCGGCCATGGCAGGACGTTCCTTGCCGTAGGAAATGGTCCGGATCCGGGCCGAGTCGACACCCTGTGCAAGCAGGAAGTCACGGGCAGCGGTGGCGCGACGCTCGCCAAGGGCAAGGTTGTATTCACGCGTGCCACGCTCATCGCAGTGACCTTCAATGGTAACGGTCAGCGCCGGATTGGCATTCAGGAATGCCGCCTGACGCATCAGTGTGCCTTCGGTGTCGGCTGTCAGCGCCGCGCTGTCATAGCCGAAATAGACCGTGTTGCCGATCGCGGCGAGAGCCTCGGCGGCGGTTGCCTTGTCGGAAGCACCACCAGAGCTGGCAGATGAACCCGAACTGCCGGAAGAACTGGCGCTGCCGGAAGAGCTGGCGCTGCCGGAAGAGCTGGCGCTGCCGGAAGACCCGGAGCTGGCAGTGGTCGAAGCAGACGATGCCGCGCTGGACGACGTCGAGTCGCCGCTGCTGTCAGCTGTCGTCTGTGATGCGGTTTCGCAAGCGGCAACGAAAAAGGCGACTGCCACAAGTGCAATCAGGCGGTGCAACATGTTAATGCTCCCTGTATTAGGTCCGGCCGTATTAAGTCCGGGTATCAGTTCCGGCTCACTCTCGACCCGGCTTACCGAATGTTTCTGTATATTGGCTGACTTTACTAGCCACACTGCCGAGTTTGTCCCTGCAGGACCCCCCAAAAAAACAGATATTTAGCCAACCTTTTCGGTTCCGGTTTCGCCGGAGCCTCAAATCCTTGTCATTTACTAACCCAAAAAACCTTGCAATGGAAACAAAAACTCCGGTTCAACAGGGCATAAAACCTCAATTCCAGCCGAACATGCTACCGACGCAGTGGTGACCATGCCGGATCGGAGGCATCCGACGGGGTGATGATGCGCCGCTCGTTGTAGCCTGTGATATCGACCCGATACAGCGCGGTCTTGCCGCCGCTGCCATCAGCCTTGAAGCGTTCCTGCTTGTAATACATCAGAACGCGCCCGTTCGGTGCCCAGGTCGGCCCTTCGACCAGAAACCCTTCGGCAAGCAGTCGTTCACCGGTGCCGTCAATATTCATGATGCCGATATAGAAGGTGCCCTTGTGCATCTTCGTGAACGCAATGATGTCGCCTCGCGGTGACCATACCGGTGTTGCATAGCGGCCCTCGCCAAAGCTGATCCGTTTGGTGCCGGTGCCATCGCTGTTCATCACATAGAGCTGTTGGCGGCCGGCCCGGTCGGATTCAAAGACCACACGGCGGCCATCGGGCGAATAGGAGGGCGCGGTGTCGATCGAGCCAGATTTGGTCAACTGCCTGATATCCTGGGTCCGAAGGTCCATCTCGTAGATGTCGGTCAGGCCGTTCTGCGCCCAGCTCATGATCAGCTTGTCACCCTTCGGCCCGAAACGCGGCGCAAAGGTCATGCCGGGAAAGGATCCAAGCCGTTCGCTGCGGCCGGTGCGGATGTCCTGGATATAGACATTCGGCTCTTCATTGAAATAGTTCAGATAGGCGATTTCCTGTGTGGTCGGCGAGAACCGCGGCGTCAGCACCAGATCGAGACCACTGGTCAGATATTTGTGGTTGTGCCCATCCTGGTCCATGATTGCCAGACGCTTGATGCGGCTGGCCTGTGGGCCGGACTCGGCGACATAGACGATCTGGGTGTCGAAATAGCCTGAGTCGCCTGTGAATTCCTCGTAAACAAGGTCCGCGATCTTGTGCGAAAGCTGTCGCAGGGCGTTCGGGTCGGCGCTGCCGGTGCCTGAACTGAGGTCGCGTTCTGTCACCACGTCCCACAGCACGAAATCGACCTGCAGCTTGCCATTCTCATCGACAATCGCCGATCCGACGAGAAGGCCCTTTGCGCCAAGCGGTGCCCAGTTGGCAAAATTCGGCTTCATCGCCGGTGATCCCGGCGGCGCAATAAAGGCCGCGCTGTCGATCGGCTCGAAAAGGCCCGAACTCAGCAGGTCGTTGGAGATGATGGTGGCAATCTCGCGCCCCTCATCGGTGACGCGCCCGTCAGCGCCGGTGAAATCGGCAATCGCGATTGGTGTCGGGGCAACCATGCCCTCGGTAATCTCGATACGAAGCTGTGCCACCGCGCTTTCGGCCAGCATCAGCATGGCGACAAGCAACGCGGCAAGACGCCTGACAAGGGTGAAAGGCGCAAACCGACCGTGACCAGGGACTGTGAAGCAAACCGGCATCATCTGAATAAGCCCTACCTTGAAATGAATTTCGGGTTGAACTCGAAGGTGAATTCCTTGAGCTGATCATATTTCTGCGGCGGTATGGGAAGTGGCGAACAATCCACAATCGCCCGCTGCGCGGCAATTGCCGACGCCTTGAAATAGGAATCGAGATTGAAACGCAACGTGTCCTCGATCACTGCTTTCAGAACTTCTCCGTCCCTATTCACCGACACAAATATGTCAACAATAAGGGTGTCGTTTCCAGCCGCGCCAAGCGGCGGCTGCCAGCATTTCGAGACATGCTGCTGAATGCGGGCGACATCGTCGATGCCGACCGGCGCAATGCTCTTCTCTGGCGGGGCCTTCACCGCGTTGCCGGCCACGGCTGACAGCGTTTTGGTCACCGTATCGGCGGCAACCTTGCGTTCCTGGGTCTTGCGCGCCTGCTCGGCATCATCGGCGGCAATCTTCGCTTCAGCCAGGTTCTGCAATACACCGGACGCGGCATCGGCGCGCTTCTTCGTATCCTTCACCATCTTGTTGATCTGGCTTGCCAGCGCGTCATTCGCCTCGGCCTTTTGCGGTGGCGCGGGTTTTGCCGTCTGCACCGGCTTGGGTGCCGGCTTTGGCGTCGGCGGCGCAGGCCGGTCCGGCCGCTGCGGCTTGGCCACAGGCTTCATCACCGGTTTCGGCTTGGCCTTCGGCTCCACCTTGGCTGCGGGCTTTGGCTTCGGCTTGGGAATGTCGATCCTGGCAAGCTTCGGCTTTGGTGTCGGCTTGTCAGGCAGCACTTCGGCCGACGGATCCTCCGCCGGGGCCTCAGGTGCCGGTTCCGGCTTGGGTGCCGGGGCCGCAGGTGCCGGGGCCGCCGGTCGTGGCGGCGGCGGGGGCGGCGGCGGTGGAGGCGGCTTCTTGGCCACGGTCGCCGTCTGCTCCTGCTTTGCGGTGCTTGGCTTGTCGCCTTCGATCAGATTGGTTTCCGGCACGGTGCGGACGACCTCGAGGCGCACCAGCGGCATTTCCTCGGGCAGGTCGCGGCCAAGCATCGGAATGCCGAACACCAGAAGCAGGGTGAACACCACATGCACACCTACCGAAATGATGAAGGGACGCGGGATCATGATCGGGGTGCGGCTCCGCTCATCAAGGCTCTGGTTATCAACGCTCTGGTCATCAAGGCTCTGGTCATTGTGGCTCTGGCAATCTGGCGACCAGGGCCACACGCTCGAACCCGGCGGCCTGGATACGACCCATCACACCAAGCACCTCGCCATAGGCCACAGCTTCATCCCCGCGCACAAAGATCCGCACCTGCGGATTGGCCTCGGAAATGGCCCGAAGACGCGGCACCAGCTTGTCGCTCTCGACCTCGGTTTCCTGAAGATACAGTGTGCCGTCCGATTTGATCGATACCACCAGCGGCGCGGCATCCGCGTTGATCTGACCGGCCTTTGTCTTTGGCAGATCAACCTCGACACCGACGGTCAGCAGCGGCGCTGTGACCATGAACACAATCAGCAGAACCAGCATGACATCGACAAAGGGTGTCACGTTGATCTCGCCCATCGGACGATGACGACGGCCGGTGCGCGACCTGTTGACCGACATCCCCATCAGCGACCACCTTCGTCAAGCTGGCGCGCCAGAAGGGTCGAGAATTCCTGGGCAAAGGTTTCCAGCCTGCCGCCGACACGATCCAGGTCTCCGGCAAATTTGTTGTAGGCGATGACGGCGGGGATCGCCGCCGCCAGACCAAGCGCCGTTGCGAACAACGCCTCGGCAATGCCGGGCGCAACGACAGCCAGGCTGGTATTTTTCGACTCGGCGATCGACTGGAAGGAATTCATGATTCCCCAGACGGTGCCGAACAGCCCGACAAAGGGGGATACAGACCCGATCGAGGCCAGAAAATTCATTCCCCGCTCGAGGCGCTCCATCTCGCGGGTGATGGTAAAGGTCATCGACCGCTCGACGCGGCCAAGCAGCGACGCCCGCAGATCCGACCGCGCCGCGGTGGCAAGACCGCTTGCCTTGGCCCGGCGCCATTCGCGCATCCCGGCAACAAACACCCTTGTCATGGCATCGCGCGGGTCGCCGCCAATCTCGTCATACAGCGCGTCAGCCGAACCACCCGACCAGAAAGCATCCTCGAACTGGGTGGAATGACGTCTTTCATTCCGGACTGCGGTGACTTTCTCGAAGATGATTGCCCAGCACCAGATCGACGCCAGAACAAGCAGGAGCATCACCGACTTGACCAGCGGGTCGGCCGCCAGAAACAGCCCCCAAATGGTAAGATCAGAACTCGAATGCGCTACAAAACTGTCAACAGATTCCATCTGTGAACCTCATGCCACCCAGCACCCGTGCGGGTGACACATACCGCCAGACATGCACCAGGCGGCGCTATGGGCCGGCGGCGGTGTCGGGGGGCATGCTGGCCCGCAATCTGTCGGCAACGACGCTGGGAATCCGCCGGGGCCGTCTGCCACCATCCTTGCTGGTGGCAACGCACACTATGTCGACGAGAAGTCGGGCAAGAATGTGGCCATCCTCAAAATTCATGATCGACTGATCAAGCTGCATCGAGGCACCGCGCAACATGTTCATCCGCGTTTCGACCCGCAGCGCGGCCCCAAGCCCGGCCGGCATCAGATAGTCGATATTCAGCCGCCGCACGACCAGTATCGCCCCCTCAAGCGGCGGTCCGGCATCGCCGGCAAGTGCTGTTTCCTGATTGATCCCGATCAGACGCAGATAGGACGACCGCGCCCGTTCCGCAAAGGCCAGATAATTGGCGTGATAGACGATGCCTCCGGCGTCTGTATCCTCGAACTGCACCCGCAGCGGATAGTGGTGACAGCCATCGGCAACCCAGCCGTCAAGCCGCGCCGTCATATCGTCGGGCGTGCCGGTATCGGCGTCACGATCACGCATCATCACCAATATCGGTCAGCATATCCAGCTGCCTTGTCGCGCTCGGCGGCGGCGTCAGGCCAAGATAGGCCCATCCGGCATTCGACAGGCACCGCCCGCGCGGCGTGCGCATCAGCAGCCCCGTCTGCAACAGATAGGGTTCGATCACCTCTTCCAGCATGTCCCGCTGCTCGGCAAGCACCGCGGCAAGCGTCTCGACACCCACCGGACCACCTGCGTAATTGTCCGCCAGACACCCCAGATATCGCCGGTCCATCGCATCAAGACCGGCGGCGTCCACCTCAAGGCGCTGCAAGGCCGCATCTGCCACCGCAGCCGTAACTTCATCACAGCCTTCCACCGTGGCGATGTCGCGAACACGGCGCAGCAGCCTGCCGGCAATGCGTGGCGTGCCGCGGGCCCGGCCGGCAATTTCCAGCGCGCCGTCGGGGGCCAGTGCCATGTCAAGGCGCCTTGCCTGGTTGGCAAGGATCACCGCCAGTTCCTCACGGCCATAGAATTGCAGCCGCATCTGGATGCCGAACCTGTCCCGGAGCGGCGTTGTCAGAAGGCCGGCGCGCGTTGTCGCCCCAACAAGTGTAAAGGGCGGCAGATCAATCCGCACCGAACGTGCCGACGGCCCTTCTCCGATGATCAGGTCAAGCTGGAAATCCTCCATCGCCGGATAGAGAACTTCCTCGACCGCCGGGTTCAGACGATGGATCTCGTCAATGAACAGGACATCGCGTGGCCGCAGATTTGTCAGCACCGCCGCCAGATCGCCGGCCCGGGCAATGACCGGACCGGAGGTGGCCCGGAACCCGACACCAAGCTCGGCCGCGATAATCTGTGCAAGCGTTGTCTTGCCAAGGCCGGGCGGACCGTGAAGCAGGCTGTGGTCCATCGCCTCGCTGCGGTCCCGCGCCGCCGCGATAAAGGTTTCCAGATTGGCGCGTCCCCCGCCCTGGCCGATAAAGTCGGCCAGCCGTTCGGGGCGCAGGGCATGATCGGCACGCTCGGGCGCCTCGCCACTTACCAGCCGTTCGTCATCCTGCGCCATCTAGTGCCTCATTTCCTGCTGCCACATTTCCTACTGGCCCATTTCCTGAAGCGCCGCCGCGATCAATGCCGACAGATCATCCTCGGCCGCACCGGCCATGCGGGCACGTTGCAGCGCCGCATGCGCCTCGGCGCGCCCATAACCAAGATTGACCAGCGCCGACATGGCATCCGCGCCAATCGACCCCGCCACACCGGCCACAGCCGTGCCGGCACCGGCCATCGCCACCCCGCCACCCGATACCGGCAAGGCCCCGATCTTTGCGGCAAGTTCGTTCACCACCCGCAGCGCCAGCTTTGGCCCAACGCCGTCGGCACGCGCCACCATCGCCTTGTCGCCGGCCATAATGGCACCCGCAAGATCATCCGGCGTCAGCACCGACAGGATGGCCATCGCCGCCTTCGCGCCCACACCCTGGACCGTTACCAACAGCCGGAAGGCCTCGCGTTCCGCCGCATCGCCAAACCCGAACAGGGTCATGCTGTCCTCGCGCACCACCATCTCGGTCAGCAGCGTCACCACGCCGCCGTCAAGCGACAATAAAGCCTGGGTCTTGCCGGAAACCGTGACGGCATAGCCGACCCCCCCGACATCGATGATCACCAGCCTGTCATCGATCTGGACAATGGCACCCCGAAGCTGTGCAATCATCATTCGCCTCCCGTCCGGCCGGCGGCCCGGCCCGCATCCCGCGCCAATGCCGCTTCAATTGCCCTGTCCAGCCCCGAGCCGGCACCTGCGGGTGCCACATCACCTGCCGGGGCGCTGCCATCATGCCCCGCCGCAATGGCAATCGCCAGCGCATCGGCGGCATCGGCATTGACCGCCTGGATAGCCAGAAGCCGTGTCACCATGGCCGACACCTGCGCCTTTTCGGCGGTGCCGGTGCCGACAACGGATTTCTTGACCCGGCGCGCCGCAAGTTCCCGCAATGGCAGCCCTGCTGCCGCGCATTGCATCATGGCAACGCCGCGCGCCATCCCCAGCTTCAACGCCGACGCCGCGGACCGGGCCACGAAAATCTCTTCAATGGCGGCGCAATCAGGGTGATGCAGATCGATGACCGCGGCGAGTTCGGTGGCGATGACATGCAGACGCACACTGTCGGAAGATTTCGGGTCGGGTTTGATCACCCCGTTGGCGACATGCGTCAGCCTGCCATCAACCAGCGTGATTACGCCCCATCCGGTGTTGCGAATGCCTGGATCAATGCCGAGGATCTGCATCCGCCCCCATCCCGTCAGGCCAGCTTGGCCAGGATCTCGTCGGAAATGTCGAAATTCGACGAAACATTCTGGACGTCATCATTGTCATCCAGCGTGTCGAGCAGCTTGATCAGGGTTGTCGCCTGATCCTCGCTGACGTCGATGGTGTTCTGCGGCTTCCAGACAAGACCCGCTTCGGACGGCGCGCCGAAACGCTCTTCAAGGGCCTCGGCAACGCTGTTGTAATCCTCGGTTGCGCAGGTGATCTCGTGACCATCATCATCGGATTCGACATTGTCCGCGCCGGCCTCGAGCGCCGCCTCGAACATGGTATCGGCGTCGGTTGCATCGCTGGCATAGATGATCTGGCCAACACGGTCGAACATGAAGCTGACCGACCCGGTCTCGCCAAGCGAGCCGCCGAACTTGTTGAAGGCGGCGCGCACTTCGGATGCGGTGCGGTTCTTGTTCTCGGTCATCGCCTCGACAATCAGCGCGGTGCCGCCGGGGCCATAGCCCTCATAGCGGATCTCATCATAGATCTCGCCCTCGCCGCCTTCCGCCTTTTTCAGGACACGTTCGATATTGTCCTTCGGCATGTTGGCGGCGCGCGCCGCGGCAAGCGCGGTTCGCAGTCGCGGATTTGCCGTGGCATCCGTGCCACTGCGCGCGGCGACGGTCAGTTCCTTGATCAAACGCCCGAAAATCTTCGCGCGCTTCTTGTCCTGGGCGCCCTTGCGATGCTGGATATTCTTGAATTTACTGTGGCCTGCCATGATCGTGCAATCTTTGTTCTACGGTCGGTCTAGCTGTCAAAACGCTGCGCGGTGGCGGTCAATCGGCCACCCGCCCCGTTGCTATAGCAAATTCGGCACCGGTTGCGCCAGTGGCGATGCGCCGACAGGATGTCGCCGACATGATGTCGCCGACATGATGTCACTGCGCCTCGTCTTCAGATTGCCGGTGTCACCGCCGCAAGACGTCCGCCCCGGCGCAGCGGCGCCACCGCCCTGGCAAGGCCGTTTTCGTCACTTTCAACAAGCAGCCCGCACAGGGTCGCCTCGCCGAGCGCCACCGACAGGCGCGGCCCGTTGGTGCCGGTAAATCTGGCGGTTGCCGCCAGCTTGTCCATGCCGATCACACTGTCATAGTCACCGCACATGCCGCTGTCGGTCTGGAATGCCGTACCACCGGCCAGAATCTGGTGATCGGCCGTCGGCACATGGGTGTGGGTTCCAACCACCATCGTGGCACGGGAATCGGCGTGATGGCCGATGGCGATCTTTTCCGACGTGGCCTCGCCATGAACATCGATCATGATAAAATCGGCATCCCGGCCAAGCTGGTTGCGAACCAGCGCCCCATTCACCGCCGGAAAGACCGGGTCGTAATCCGACATGAACAGGTTGGTGATGGCGTTGATCACAACAAGCCTCTGTCCGGCATCATCGGTAACGCAGACCGAACCGGCACCCGGCGTTCCCTCGGCCATGTTGATTGGCCGCAGCAGACGCGGCGTCGACTCGATATAGGGGATGATCTCGCGCTTGTCCCAGACATGGTTGCCGGTTGTCAGCACATCGATGCCGGCGGCGAACAGATCATCGCAGATCGCCGGCGTCACGCCAAACCCGCCGGCCGCGTTCTCGCAGTTCACAACCAGGAAATCCAGCGCCAGCTCTTCGCGCAGCGCCGGCACCTGCT encodes:
- the pal gene encoding peptidoglycan-associated lipoprotein Pal produces the protein MLHRLIALVAVAFFVAACETASQTTADSSGDSTSSSAASSASTTASSGSSGSASSSGSASSSGSASSSGSSGSSASSGGASDKATAAEALAAIGNTVYFGYDSAALTADTEGTLMRQAAFLNANPALTVTIEGHCDERGTREYNLALGERRATAARDFLLAQGVDSARIRTISYGKERPAMAGSTESAWSKNRRAATVIN
- the tilS gene encoding tRNA lysidine(34) synthetase TilS, with amino-acid sequence MADAAPAGRSGAALAAEFASAMRRCLDLCRGHDESTTHLFTALSGGPDSTALACLTRDYAAQHGLRHTALIVDHRIRDDSTVEARRVADRMRDIGLDAEILTVQDGAPATGLQAWARGQRYALMLARARRDRGCLLLGHHAGDQAETVMMRLSRGSGLAGLAGMARVSLRDGVMVLRPFLDMPAAALVDFCAVRGLVFEQDPSNLDRRFERVRIRQGLALMAGRGSAMSDQLARLARAARDIDNALLRGLAGADCLPVIQPAGFARLPGSIDRLPPAIGARLLAHVIGQVARPSPPPSRQSLDRLVARLAVKRAATLGGARVSPDGGDWLVTAEPGRRPQRLHVRAGQRVVFAGIWDIASPVDGVVRHLGRAGSGAARDWMQTPGWCALPSLARRAMPVLETLDGALIYPHLQTRDMGDNSITNATARFLPLPTYRN
- the tolR gene encoding protein TolR; amino-acid sequence: MGMSVNRSRTGRRHRPMGEINVTPFVDVMLVLLIVFMVTAPLLTVGVEVDLPKTKAGQINADAAPLVVSIKSDGTLYLQETEVESDKLVPRLRAISEANPQVRIFVRGDEAVAYGEVLGVMGRIQAAGFERVALVARLPEPQ
- the ftsH gene encoding ATP-dependent zinc metalloprotease FtsH; this translates as MNNMGRNIIIWLIFGAALLALFNLFQSPSSSTPGSQLAYSDFIAEVESQQVVEVVIDGRNLKGTAKNGRVITSVMPEGTDVVAVLDANDVRIIASPEDSGMPSFLSILLSWFPMLLFIGIWVFFMRQMQGGSRGAMGFGKSRAKLLTEHQGRVTFEDVAGIDEAKTELEEVVEFLKDPGKFQRLGGKIPKGVLLVGPPGTGKTLLAKAIAGEANVPFFTISGSDFVEMFVGVGASRVRDMFEQGKKNAPCIIFIDEIDAVGRHRGAGLGGGNDEREQTLNQMLVEMDGFEANEGVILIAATNRPDVLDPALLRPGRFDRQVVVPNPDVVGREKILKVHMRKTPLAEGVDARIIARGTPGFSGADLANLVNEAALLAARKGRRTVSMQEFEEAKDKVMLGSERRSMVMTDDEKRLTAYHEAGHAVVALHCPASDPIHKATIIPRGRALGMVMRLPEGDRISLARQQIYADLRVACGGRIAEELIFGEERVTTGASSDIRMATDMARRMVTEWGMSDKLGFLAYNADEQEVFLGRSVSQQKNVSDATASIIDSETRRIVDEAYGDAMKILKKHHDELERLAQGLLEYETLNGDEIKIIVEGGTLSREDPADDVETPRAKRKRASIPGTGRPKTPGNEPASPQ
- the tolB gene encoding Tol-Pal system beta propeller repeat protein TolB → MMPVCFTVPGHGRFAPFTLVRRLAALLVAMLMLAESAVAQLRIEITEGMVAPTPIAIADFTGADGRVTDEGREIATIISNDLLSSGLFEPIDSAAFIAPPGSPAMKPNFANWAPLGAKGLLVGSAIVDENGKLQVDFVLWDVVTERDLSSGTGSADPNALRQLSHKIADLVYEEFTGDSGYFDTQIVYVAESGPQASRIKRLAIMDQDGHNHKYLTSGLDLVLTPRFSPTTQEIAYLNYFNEEPNVYIQDIRTGRSERLGSFPGMTFAPRFGPKGDKLIMSWAQNGLTDIYEMDLRTQDIRQLTKSGSIDTAPSYSPDGRRVVFESDRAGRQQLYVMNSDGTGTKRISFGEGRYATPVWSPRGDIIAFTKMHKGTFYIGIMNIDGTGERLLAEGFLVEGPTWAPNGRVLMYYKQERFKADGSGGKTALYRVDITGYNERRIITPSDASDPAWSPLRR